One genomic segment of Amycolatopsis sp. Hca4 includes these proteins:
- a CDS encoding helix-turn-helix transcriptional regulator produces MSESTGPTLGDVEPFGVLLERLIRLKKHDDGRPYTVAEVAEEVSISKSHLYGLLKGSNEPSLRLTQLLATNLGVELEYFGTSERAREIQGQYALLARLSRQGISDLAFRASELSPNALSTVLDFIDFQASRDSENHTSG; encoded by the coding sequence GTGTCCGAATCAACCGGGCCCACGCTCGGCGACGTAGAACCATTCGGAGTACTGCTCGAACGACTGATTCGCCTGAAGAAGCACGACGACGGGCGGCCCTACACGGTGGCCGAGGTCGCCGAAGAGGTCAGCATTTCCAAGAGTCACCTGTACGGCTTGCTCAAGGGCTCCAACGAGCCCAGCCTTCGGCTCACGCAACTGCTCGCCACGAATCTCGGAGTTGAGCTCGAATACTTCGGCACCAGCGAGCGCGCCCGCGAGATCCAGGGCCAGTACGCCCTCCTCGCCCGACTGTCCCGGCAAGGCATCAGCGACCTCGCCTTCCGTGCGAGCGAGCTGTCACCGAACGCCCTGTCCACCGTCCTGGACTTCATCGACTTCCAGGCCAGCCGCGACAGTGAAAATCACACGTCCGGGTGA
- a CDS encoding MAB_1171c family putative transporter — MNLTNFLLLVLAWFLYRLARSPRDPALWAVVVCVTFQLLGASTFVTFARAVFGELPASSTVKLLTNLALSTSRYALLLFFLLSAGGSWRRVRIETAILVSVWLAMTAAILALPSGLRDTAYPLTGVLPNNMSHPGVAPFYIITDSYTFYATVQTSRWALRYAAESGRRARFGLRVVAFALVCAAITTGTRTIVTIVRWAGHPGFGYPVTQLTNRLAPISIFLFLAGVFSIGLAARFAALKTWLRRRRAYAELWPLWRALHAVFPADTLDHAPRRAWLDTLLPHQVGHRYWRRVIEIRDGLLQLSPQLLDAGFDPDRPADEQLGTFRRALQRQASGRQPANRTAVLVAAPEDAGINSDVRQLIHLSRALAREGAS, encoded by the coding sequence GTGAACCTGACGAATTTCCTCCTGCTCGTGCTGGCCTGGTTCCTCTACCGACTGGCCCGTTCCCCGCGTGACCCGGCGCTGTGGGCGGTCGTCGTCTGCGTGACCTTCCAGCTGCTCGGCGCCTCCACCTTCGTCACGTTCGCCCGAGCAGTGTTCGGCGAGTTGCCCGCGTCCAGCACCGTGAAGCTGCTGACGAACCTCGCGCTGAGCACCTCGCGCTACGCCCTGCTGTTGTTCTTCCTGCTCTCGGCCGGTGGTTCATGGCGACGAGTCCGCATCGAAACGGCGATCCTCGTCAGCGTCTGGCTGGCGATGACGGCCGCGATTCTCGCGCTTCCCTCCGGCCTCCGCGACACCGCGTACCCGCTGACCGGGGTCCTGCCGAACAACATGAGCCACCCCGGGGTGGCGCCGTTCTACATCATCACCGACAGCTACACCTTCTACGCCACCGTGCAGACAAGCCGCTGGGCCCTCCGGTACGCCGCCGAGTCCGGCCGTCGCGCCCGCTTCGGCCTCCGCGTTGTCGCCTTCGCACTCGTCTGCGCAGCGATCACAACCGGCACCCGAACCATCGTCACGATCGTCCGCTGGGCCGGCCATCCCGGCTTCGGCTACCCGGTGACGCAACTGACCAACCGGCTGGCGCCGATCAGCATCTTCTTGTTCCTCGCCGGCGTGTTCTCCATCGGTCTCGCGGCGCGCTTCGCCGCGCTGAAGACCTGGCTGCGACGACGCCGCGCTTACGCCGAACTCTGGCCGCTGTGGCGCGCATTGCACGCCGTGTTCCCGGCCGACACCCTCGACCACGCACCAAGGCGAGCTTGGCTGGACACGCTGCTCCCCCACCAGGTCGGCCACCGCTACTGGCGACGCGTGATCGAGATCCGCGACGGCCTCCTCCAGCTCAGCCCGCAGCTGCTCGACGCTGGCTTCGACCCCGACCGCCCGGCCGACGAGCAGCTCGGTACCTTCCGGCGCGCACTCCAACGCCAGGCAAGCGGCCGCCAGCCAGCCAACCGGACAGCCGTGCTCGTCGCGGCACCCGAAGACGCCGGCATCAATTCCGATGTCCGGCAGCTCATCCACCTCTCGCGGGCACTGGCCCGGGAAGGAGCGTCGTGA
- a CDS encoding TadE/TadG family type IV pilus assembly protein, giving the protein MPANPVNATARRVCRALPGERGAVTAELVIATPLLLVALLAIIQFALWSHATHVAQAAAAEALAAARVQNGTATAGHAAGRQLLDDLAQGPLRSSQIAVERTSTSASASVQGEAVAVLPGMHLHVHAEAAGGVERFVPDVPGFANSGAVSGENLSGGGR; this is encoded by the coding sequence ATGCCGGCGAATCCGGTCAATGCGACGGCTCGGCGCGTTTGTCGCGCCCTACCGGGCGAGCGCGGCGCGGTCACCGCCGAGCTGGTGATCGCGACACCGCTGCTCCTAGTGGCGCTGCTGGCGATCATCCAGTTCGCGCTCTGGTCGCACGCGACCCACGTCGCACAAGCAGCCGCCGCCGAAGCGCTCGCCGCGGCCCGCGTCCAGAACGGCACAGCCACGGCCGGCCACGCCGCCGGCCGGCAGCTGCTCGATGACCTCGCGCAGGGGCCGCTGCGGTCCTCGCAGATCGCCGTCGAACGGACCTCGACCTCGGCTTCGGCCAGCGTGCAGGGCGAGGCTGTCGCGGTACTGCCCGGTATGCACCTGCACGTGCACGCAGAAGCTGCAGGCGGGGTCGAAAGGTTCGTTCCGGATGTTCCAGGGTTCGCGAATTCTGGAGCGGTCTCGGGCGAGAACCTGAGCGGTGGTGGTCGTTGA
- a CDS encoding helix-turn-helix transcriptional regulator: MAGIARKYAASPLGEAISAARDLRGVSQRKLGVLIGQTSAGLVSRWESGERTPSVDDVQAIIDALEIEGEEADRLLALAAGVGQPRRFSVTLPERRAELAELLAAERTATKVTHLAPLAIPGVLQTADVIRTQMHEAGVPETEIEERVLTRIGRRDLITRRNPARLEVVLGEAAIRYRIGGPAVWADQLRYLIEMGELPNVELRLVPYSAGWSPLLVGSFLLIDSDEAPSIVSLDLHGSGLTLRSPEDIKSHRRDAEATQEKAMSPAETAEFIAEILHDLEQG, encoded by the coding sequence ATGGCTGGCATCGCCCGCAAGTACGCGGCCTCTCCGCTTGGCGAAGCGATCAGCGCTGCGCGCGATCTTCGCGGCGTTTCGCAGCGCAAGCTCGGTGTGCTCATCGGCCAGACCAGTGCGGGGCTCGTCTCGCGCTGGGAAAGCGGTGAGCGGACGCCCTCGGTGGATGACGTGCAGGCGATCATCGACGCGTTGGAGATCGAGGGCGAGGAGGCTGACCGGTTGCTCGCACTGGCTGCGGGTGTGGGCCAGCCGCGTCGTTTCTCGGTGACGCTGCCGGAGCGGCGTGCCGAGCTGGCGGAGTTGCTCGCTGCGGAACGAACTGCGACCAAAGTCACGCACCTCGCGCCGCTTGCGATCCCTGGTGTGTTGCAGACCGCCGACGTGATTCGTACACAGATGCACGAGGCAGGTGTGCCGGAAACGGAGATCGAAGAGCGTGTGCTCACCCGGATCGGTCGCCGTGACCTCATCACTCGTCGGAACCCGGCGCGGCTGGAGGTCGTGCTTGGGGAGGCAGCGATCCGGTATCGCATCGGCGGGCCGGCTGTGTGGGCCGATCAGCTTCGGTATCTCATCGAGATGGGCGAGTTGCCGAACGTTGAACTCCGGCTCGTGCCGTACTCGGCCGGTTGGTCTCCGCTGCTGGTGGGCAGTTTCCTGCTTATCGATTCTGACGAAGCGCCGTCGATCGTGAGTTTGGACCTGCACGGCAGTGGGTTGACGCTTCGCTCCCCAGAAGACATCAAGTCGCACCGGCGTGACGCCGAAGCGACGCAAGAGAAGGCGATGAGTCCCGCCGAGACCGCGGAGTTCATCGCGGAGATTCTGCACGATTTGGAGCAGGGATGA
- a CDS encoding DUF6355 family natural product biosynthesis protein produces MSPRTLRSKISRVLGVAAATVAACVVAANPAAAAPGVQLREQCGYLGWGEYRHCDGGAGSRVDLDVQDIWGNVYRYCVGPGTTDLQPVIRWRVTGAWWNGGVGCYPGYEGPA; encoded by the coding sequence ATGAGTCCTCGAACTCTGCGCTCCAAGATCAGCCGTGTTTTAGGCGTCGCGGCGGCGACCGTGGCCGCGTGCGTGGTCGCCGCAAATCCCGCGGCTGCTGCACCTGGCGTCCAGCTCCGTGAGCAGTGTGGCTACCTGGGCTGGGGTGAATACCGGCACTGTGACGGTGGCGCCGGCTCTCGGGTGGATCTGGACGTCCAGGACATCTGGGGCAACGTCTACCGCTACTGCGTCGGACCCGGGACGACCGACCTGCAGCCTGTCATCCGGTGGAGGGTGACCGGCGCTTGGTGGAACGGGGGCGTCGGTTGCTACCCGGGCTACGAGGGCCCGGCGTAA
- a CDS encoding type II secretion system F family protein, with translation MTTTFVAGGAGLGTAVGLLFVLSGLRGPRLVRRPRPASAWRADRTWGLRLALALGVGLLAGVATGWLVGGVLAAGAVWFLPRLVGPDRAHVRRVARIEAVASWTEMLRDTLSAAAGLEQAILATAPLAPAAIRGEVAGLASRLQNGHRLAPALRQLAEELADPTADLVIAALVLAAEHQARQLGELLGSLAETARSQVAMRVRVETGRARTRTSVRVVVATTIAFAVGVVVFNRGYLTAYDSALGQAVLLVIGGLFGIGFGWLVRIAAGRADSRMLSLSAPPEPAPSRWAGDHA, from the coding sequence ATGACCACCACTTTCGTCGCCGGTGGGGCCGGGCTTGGTACCGCCGTGGGGCTCCTGTTCGTCCTTTCCGGTCTGCGCGGTCCTCGGCTGGTTCGCCGTCCGCGGCCGGCCTCAGCCTGGCGGGCCGATCGCACGTGGGGGCTTCGGCTGGCGCTCGCGCTGGGCGTTGGTCTGCTGGCCGGCGTTGCGACCGGGTGGCTCGTTGGGGGAGTGCTCGCGGCCGGGGCGGTCTGGTTCCTGCCGCGGCTGGTCGGCCCGGACCGAGCTCACGTGCGCCGGGTTGCGCGGATCGAGGCGGTCGCGTCGTGGACGGAGATGTTGCGCGACACGCTCTCGGCCGCGGCCGGGCTGGAGCAGGCGATCCTCGCCACCGCTCCGCTGGCGCCCGCCGCGATTCGTGGGGAAGTCGCCGGGCTCGCGTCCCGGCTGCAGAACGGGCACCGGCTCGCTCCGGCGTTGCGGCAGCTGGCGGAGGAACTGGCCGACCCGACTGCCGACCTGGTCATCGCCGCGCTGGTCCTGGCCGCCGAGCACCAGGCACGGCAGCTCGGCGAGTTGCTGGGCTCCCTGGCGGAGACGGCACGGTCGCAGGTGGCGATGCGGGTGCGCGTCGAGACGGGGCGCGCTCGGACCCGGACGTCGGTGCGGGTCGTCGTTGCCACCACGATCGCTTTCGCGGTGGGCGTGGTGGTGTTCAACCGCGGCTACCTGACGGCCTACGACAGCGCGCTCGGCCAAGCCGTCCTGCTCGTGATCGGCGGGCTGTTCGGGATCGGCTTCGGCTGGTTGGTCAGGATCGCCGCGGGCCGCGCCGACTCGCGCATGCTGTCGCTCAGCGCGCCGCCCGAGCCAGCTCCCTCTCGATGGGCCGGTGATCACGCATGA
- a CDS encoding DUF397 domain-containing protein → MTVQRASGEWFKSSYSPDKADCVEVRLEVEPGSVVGVRDSKAPEQGQLAVSGLSWQALLRAIAR, encoded by the coding sequence ATGACGGTACAGCGAGCATCGGGCGAGTGGTTCAAGTCGAGCTACAGCCCCGACAAGGCCGATTGCGTGGAGGTTCGGCTCGAGGTCGAACCCGGTTCGGTGGTCGGCGTCCGGGACAGCAAGGCGCCAGAGCAGGGGCAGCTGGCCGTTTCGGGACTGTCTTGGCAGGCACTGCTCCGGGCCATCGCCCGGTAG
- a CDS encoding helix-turn-helix domain-containing protein: protein MRAIDSFAAAVHRKRRERGLTLGEVATKAGYSASYLSKLLHGHRTLLPAVVHDLDTALAADGELDKIAAAQRGDGRPVARPVQLPAAPADFVGREEQLQAMDHALVTQGRPGATATIVIEGGFWTGKTALAVHWAAGVQARFPGGCLFADLRGLAPGVPADPEEVLDGFLLALGVSPAELGTSSLQARVARYRSLLAERPAVVLLDNVADYQQAEWLLPGAGSVVLATSRERQSGLLARTGGTVIELPSLTAEQALELLGRRIGEARVRASAAAAELVVERCGRLPMTVLVAAEHLQRHRETSLTELAERLDSEKTRLDLFTSNDPAVNIHGVIDVSYLALPAMVRRVFRYLGIGPANVIGPEAAAVLADLEVERAEQALRILAEAHLLESLPDGRYRISFLLRAYAHQRALVEEKLSEVERAHDRTLRWYAATAWEANNTLIPNWADSGLTPTNLSGVEPLSFEAGGFESAMAWCEREVSTALQIARNARTYGAKDILWQLPTAFLPYFVLTRSWNTWLVAAHDGLAAARAADSEAGIARSLEALGWVEHELGQTDEGILHLEEALGRHVELGDDRSRAWTAYGLGLAYVSCGLTDESREAHELADRLFADSGTKIGLAVNRAALAGACDLVGQADKAMEYALDALNRAQTFTSKAVLGIAHQRIGALLSRHGHHRSALKHFDEALAVRGRSWQRWGAAETLISRAEALHQLGQIEQARETYLQSLEILDAIRDVRALEVRTRLASLEARSVGSAGWPRKTSATA from the coding sequence ATGAGGGCGATCGACAGCTTCGCGGCGGCGGTGCACCGCAAGCGGAGAGAACGAGGTCTCACGCTCGGCGAGGTCGCGACGAAGGCGGGCTACAGCGCGAGCTACCTCTCGAAGCTTCTACACGGCCATCGCACGCTCCTGCCGGCGGTAGTGCACGACCTCGACACCGCACTGGCGGCCGACGGCGAGCTGGACAAGATCGCGGCAGCGCAACGTGGTGATGGGAGGCCGGTCGCGCGTCCCGTCCAGCTTCCAGCCGCTCCCGCGGATTTCGTCGGTCGCGAGGAGCAGCTGCAGGCCATGGACCACGCGCTGGTGACGCAGGGCCGTCCAGGAGCCACGGCCACCATCGTCATCGAAGGCGGCTTCTGGACGGGCAAGACCGCGCTCGCGGTGCACTGGGCCGCCGGTGTCCAAGCGCGCTTCCCAGGTGGGTGCCTGTTCGCCGACCTGCGAGGTCTTGCCCCCGGTGTGCCAGCCGATCCGGAAGAGGTCCTGGATGGGTTCCTGCTCGCGCTCGGCGTCAGTCCAGCCGAGCTCGGTACGTCCAGCCTGCAGGCTCGAGTTGCCCGGTACCGCTCGCTGCTCGCCGAGCGGCCCGCGGTCGTGCTGCTCGACAACGTCGCCGACTACCAGCAAGCCGAGTGGCTCCTGCCCGGCGCCGGCAGCGTCGTGCTGGCGACCAGCCGGGAACGGCAGTCCGGGCTGCTGGCGCGCACCGGCGGCACCGTCATCGAGTTGCCGTCCCTGACTGCCGAACAAGCGCTCGAACTGCTCGGACGCCGCATCGGCGAGGCACGAGTGCGAGCCAGCGCAGCCGCTGCCGAACTCGTCGTCGAGCGGTGTGGCCGCTTACCCATGACCGTCCTCGTCGCTGCCGAGCACCTCCAGCGGCACCGCGAGACGTCCTTGACCGAACTGGCCGAGCGCCTGGACTCCGAGAAGACCCGCCTCGATCTCTTCACGTCGAACGATCCGGCGGTGAACATCCACGGCGTCATCGACGTCTCGTACCTGGCGCTGCCCGCGATGGTCAGGCGGGTGTTCCGGTACCTCGGCATCGGCCCGGCCAACGTCATCGGGCCCGAGGCGGCCGCCGTGCTCGCTGACCTGGAAGTCGAGCGCGCCGAACAGGCCCTCCGGATCCTGGCCGAGGCACACCTGCTGGAGTCGCTGCCGGACGGCCGATACCGGATCAGCTTTCTCCTGCGGGCATACGCACACCAACGGGCTCTGGTGGAGGAGAAGCTCTCCGAGGTCGAGCGGGCTCACGACCGGACACTGCGGTGGTACGCCGCCACAGCCTGGGAAGCAAACAACACCTTGATCCCCAACTGGGCGGACAGCGGCTTGACCCCGACGAATCTGTCCGGGGTCGAACCGCTGTCGTTCGAGGCGGGTGGGTTCGAGTCCGCGATGGCCTGGTGCGAGCGGGAGGTGTCGACTGCGCTTCAAATCGCGCGCAACGCCCGGACCTACGGCGCGAAGGACATCTTGTGGCAGCTGCCGACGGCGTTCTTGCCGTACTTCGTGCTGACCCGCAGCTGGAACACCTGGTTGGTCGCGGCTCACGACGGACTTGCCGCGGCCCGTGCGGCCGACAGCGAGGCCGGGATCGCTCGAAGTCTCGAGGCACTCGGCTGGGTCGAGCACGAGCTGGGCCAGACCGACGAGGGCATCCTGCACCTCGAAGAGGCACTTGGCCGTCATGTCGAACTCGGCGACGACCGGTCACGCGCCTGGACCGCGTACGGGCTCGGGCTCGCATACGTCAGCTGCGGGCTCACCGACGAATCGCGCGAAGCCCACGAACTCGCTGATCGCTTGTTCGCCGATTCCGGGACCAAGATCGGGCTGGCGGTAAACCGGGCGGCCCTCGCCGGCGCTTGTGACCTCGTCGGCCAGGCGGACAAGGCGATGGAGTACGCCCTCGACGCACTGAACCGCGCGCAGACGTTCACGTCCAAAGCCGTCCTCGGCATCGCGCACCAACGGATCGGAGCGCTGCTCAGCCGGCACGGCCACCACCGGTCGGCGCTCAAGCACTTCGACGAGGCTCTGGCTGTCCGCGGCCGGAGCTGGCAGCGCTGGGGAGCCGCCGAGACGCTGATCTCGCGAGCCGAGGCGCTGCACCAGCTGGGGCAAATCGAGCAAGCGCGCGAAACGTACCTGCAGAGCCTTGAGATCCTCGACGCTATCCGCGACGTACGGGCTCTGGAGGTTCGTACGCGGTTGGCTTCCTTGGAGGCGCGTAGCGTCGGATCGGCTGGTTGGCCGCGAAAAACGTCGGCCACTGCCTAG
- a CDS encoding type II secretion system F family protein, with translation MHVAVKVVVSCAGLVASLLLQTLLALADVPVSVDVLLVAALGLAAAGFFGPDLEVRTKAARARADFRAALSAFLDLVWITLAGGAGVEVALLAAAEVGRGRAFTQLRRALDAAQLTRTTPCSTLRRLGEDLDIAELAELAASISLAGTEGAKIRTSLAAKAKALRTHLVAEAEAEAQAATERMALPVTLLFLGFLGFIAYPAVTQVLSGL, from the coding sequence ATGCACGTCGCCGTCAAGGTTGTCGTCAGCTGCGCCGGCCTAGTGGCGTCCCTCCTGCTTCAGACCTTGCTCGCGCTCGCGGACGTGCCGGTCAGCGTCGACGTCCTCTTGGTCGCCGCTCTCGGGCTCGCCGCGGCCGGGTTCTTCGGTCCCGACCTGGAGGTCCGCACCAAGGCAGCACGAGCGCGGGCCGACTTCCGCGCCGCGCTCTCGGCCTTCCTCGACCTCGTCTGGATCACCCTCGCTGGCGGCGCCGGAGTCGAGGTCGCGCTCCTGGCGGCCGCCGAGGTCGGCCGCGGGCGCGCGTTCACCCAGCTGCGCCGCGCGCTGGACGCCGCCCAGCTGACCCGCACCACACCGTGCTCGACGCTCCGCCGCCTCGGCGAAGACTTGGACATCGCCGAGCTCGCCGAGCTGGCGGCGTCCATCTCCCTCGCCGGCACCGAAGGCGCCAAGATCCGCACCTCGCTGGCGGCGAAAGCCAAGGCGTTGCGGACCCACCTCGTTGCCGAAGCCGAAGCCGAAGCGCAGGCCGCCACCGAACGGATGGCGTTGCCGGTGACGCTGCTGTTCCTCGGCTTCCTCGGATTCATCGCCTACCCGGCCGTCACCCAGGTCCTCAGCGGCCTCTGA
- a CDS encoding carbon monoxide dehydrogenase maturation protein gives MLIVLTSVKGSPGVTTFTVALAANWPATIRRVVVECDPAGGDLGQRFGLARSPGLLSLAAAARQPIEANAVWNHTQLLADGLPVVPGPAGGPQARAALGTLAPAGSPLHRAAREPGVVVFADCGRLDPGSPAEPMIRQADALLLISGTHSDELAHLAARLHELGRVAARSFLVLAGQGHPTKEVEQELGIPVMARIPYDPTAATSLTGHVIPGRARKGGLVRTAVEVARTLAAGGASIGTPGPAVGQHVPGVPPQRVPAYGVRIAPDLHEVGLPGEEVSR, from the coding sequence ATGTTGATCGTCCTGACCAGCGTGAAGGGGTCGCCCGGCGTCACCACCTTCACCGTCGCTCTGGCCGCGAACTGGCCGGCCACCATCCGCCGGGTGGTGGTCGAGTGCGACCCGGCCGGTGGCGACCTTGGCCAGCGCTTCGGGCTCGCGCGCTCTCCTGGCCTGCTCAGCCTCGCCGCCGCGGCGCGCCAGCCCATCGAGGCCAATGCCGTTTGGAACCACACCCAGCTCCTTGCCGACGGGCTGCCGGTCGTTCCCGGACCAGCCGGTGGACCGCAAGCTCGCGCGGCGTTGGGCACCTTGGCGCCGGCAGGCTCGCCACTTCACCGGGCTGCTCGCGAGCCCGGGGTGGTGGTGTTCGCCGACTGCGGGCGGCTGGACCCCGGATCGCCGGCGGAGCCGATGATCCGGCAAGCCGATGCGCTGCTCCTGATCTCCGGCACGCACAGCGACGAACTCGCGCACCTGGCTGCCCGTCTTCACGAGCTGGGCCGGGTAGCCGCTCGTTCGTTCCTCGTCCTCGCAGGCCAGGGCCACCCGACGAAGGAAGTCGAGCAGGAGCTTGGCATCCCCGTCATGGCCCGGATTCCCTACGACCCGACCGCGGCCACGAGCCTTACCGGTCACGTGATCCCGGGACGTGCGCGCAAAGGCGGACTTGTCCGAACCGCCGTCGAGGTGGCACGAACCCTCGCCGCCGGAGGGGCGTCGATAGGAACTCCCGGACCGGCCGTCGGGCAGCACGTGCCGGGCGTCCCGCCCCAGCGCGTCCCGGCGTACGGGGTTCGGATCGCACCCGACCTCCACGAAGTCGGGCTGCCTGGAGAGGAGGTCTCGCGATGA
- a CDS encoding CpaF family protein yields the protein MTVLDEHRRPSAASPETRLRTVLHHALATELPHRAEAESTPMTAERRRELAQELLRSAGAAHSEAELQAGRVLLPPDVERRVAEAVLDEVFGLGGLQPLLANPKVETINVNRFDRVFVQYTDGSRAQVAPVAATNDELTDLVRTLAARASSEERRFDRGSPALNLQLPGGERLFAVLGLTADGVTACSIRRHGYLTTSLAQLRRRGTLDVGLERFLRAVVRARKNILITGGAGFGKTTLLRAMAAEMDPLERIVTVEDAFELGLGLDPELHADVTALQAREANIEGAGAISQAELVRWGLRMSPDRVIVGEIRGPEVIPMCNAMSQGNDGSMATLHASSSRIAFTRLASYAAQSVERLSLEATALLVASSVHFVVHLDKAADRTTRVISSIREVVDADGGTVVSNEVYRPGADRRACPVAGALRADTLADLAEAGFDPGLLAEPTGWWVS from the coding sequence ATGACCGTGCTCGACGAACATCGCCGCCCGTCCGCGGCCAGCCCAGAGACGCGGCTTCGCACTGTCCTCCACCACGCGCTCGCCACCGAGCTGCCGCACCGAGCTGAAGCGGAGAGCACCCCGATGACGGCAGAGCGCCGTCGCGAGCTCGCCCAGGAGCTCCTGCGGTCCGCGGGAGCCGCGCACAGCGAGGCCGAACTGCAGGCCGGCCGCGTCCTGCTGCCTCCGGACGTCGAGAGGCGGGTCGCCGAGGCCGTGCTCGACGAGGTCTTCGGGTTGGGCGGGCTACAGCCGTTGCTGGCGAATCCGAAGGTCGAGACGATCAACGTCAACCGCTTCGACCGGGTCTTCGTCCAGTACACAGACGGCTCGCGGGCGCAGGTCGCACCGGTCGCGGCCACGAACGACGAGCTGACCGACCTGGTCCGGACGCTCGCGGCCCGCGCGTCATCGGAGGAACGCCGCTTCGACCGCGGCTCGCCGGCGCTGAATCTCCAGCTGCCGGGTGGCGAGCGGCTCTTCGCGGTGCTCGGGCTCACGGCCGACGGGGTGACGGCGTGTTCGATCCGCCGGCACGGCTACCTGACCACGAGCCTCGCCCAGCTGCGTCGCCGCGGCACCCTCGACGTCGGTCTTGAGCGATTCCTGCGCGCCGTGGTCCGGGCGCGGAAGAACATCCTCATCACCGGCGGCGCCGGCTTCGGCAAGACGACCTTGCTGCGGGCGATGGCCGCGGAGATGGACCCGCTCGAACGCATCGTCACCGTCGAAGACGCCTTCGAACTCGGCCTCGGCCTCGACCCCGAGCTACACGCCGACGTCACCGCGCTGCAAGCCCGGGAAGCCAACATCGAGGGCGCCGGCGCGATCAGCCAGGCCGAACTCGTCCGCTGGGGCCTGCGGATGTCCCCGGACCGGGTCATCGTCGGCGAGATCCGCGGACCCGAGGTCATCCCGATGTGCAACGCCATGTCTCAGGGCAACGACGGCTCGATGGCCACCCTGCACGCGAGCAGTTCGAGGATTGCCTTCACCCGGCTCGCCTCCTACGCCGCGCAGAGCGTGGAGCGGCTGTCGCTGGAGGCGACCGCGCTGCTGGTGGCCTCCAGCGTGCACTTCGTCGTGCACCTGGACAAAGCTGCTGACCGGACGACCCGGGTGATCTCCTCGATCCGCGAGGTTGTCGACGCCGACGGCGGCACGGTCGTCTCGAACGAGGTCTACCGCCCCGGCGCCGACCGGCGGGCTTGCCCGGTCGCCGGCGCGCTGCGTGCGGACACGCTCGCCGATCTCGCCGAAGCCGGGTTCGATCCCGGGCTGCTGGCCGAGCCCACCGGGTGGTGGGTGTCATGA
- a CDS encoding Scr1 family TA system antitoxin-like transcriptional regulator, translating to MTKATLNLPTLLALSASLREARTAENLGLRALAYKLGVPAQNLSLWETGKRVPAAEDVARILGFLRVSPAEYHRVMRLRRQLDAPVSVETLDAASASRRRVLEELAVRTFEWAPHVVPEPLQTPEYIRAIAQDHAARPDDLDQAVFEHQVRQLDQHRTGHSTVLLGAAALNPAADPQLHALRAVASLPRLVIKIVPPGVTRTIDPFTIYEGQGSAFTVALRHHDNVIFISESDAVQRYRSTFRALERESVTCADFRFP from the coding sequence ATGACCAAAGCAACCCTCAACCTTCCGACGCTGCTCGCCCTGAGCGCCTCTCTGCGTGAAGCTCGAACCGCAGAGAATCTGGGGCTGCGCGCGCTGGCATATAAACTGGGAGTCCCGGCCCAGAACTTGTCCCTTTGGGAGACCGGAAAGCGCGTACCGGCGGCCGAGGATGTCGCGCGCATCCTCGGGTTCCTCCGGGTGAGCCCGGCTGAATACCACCGCGTCATGCGGCTCCGACGCCAGCTTGACGCCCCGGTTTCCGTCGAAACCCTCGATGCTGCCTCGGCAAGTCGCCGACGTGTCTTGGAGGAGCTCGCGGTCCGCACCTTCGAATGGGCACCGCATGTCGTCCCGGAACCGTTGCAGACACCGGAGTACATCCGGGCGATTGCGCAGGATCACGCGGCCAGGCCGGATGATCTCGATCAGGCGGTCTTCGAACACCAAGTCCGGCAGCTCGACCAGCACCGGACAGGTCACAGCACCGTTCTGCTGGGGGCCGCCGCCTTGAACCCGGCGGCCGACCCGCAGCTCCACGCTCTTCGTGCGGTAGCCAGCCTTCCCCGCCTGGTGATCAAGATCGTCCCTCCGGGCGTCACGCGCACGATCGATCCCTTCACGATCTACGAAGGCCAGGGCAGCGCCTTCACCGTCGCATTGCGACACCATGACAACGTCATCTTCATCAGCGAATCCGACGCAGTCCAGCGCTACCGGTCGACCTTCAGAGCTCTCGAACGCGAGTCAGTCACCTGCGCCGACTTCCGGTTTCCCTGA